GCGTCGTCACGGCGCTCGCCCACGCCGGCCACCCGCTGCCGCCGCGACGGGTGACCGTCAACCTCGCGCCGGCCGACGTCCGCAAGCAGGGCACCGCGTTCGACCTCCCGATCGCGCTCGGCATTCTCGTCTCGCTCGGCGTCGTCCCGGCCGACGCGCTCGACGACACCGCAGTGGTGGGCGAGCTCGCGCTCGATGGGACGCTGCGGCGCGTGCGCGGCGCGCTTCCCATCGCCGCGTGGGCTGGCCGCGAGCGCCTCCGCCTCGTCCTGCCGCGCGCGAACGTGGCCGAGGCCTCGCACGCGGCCGACGTCCGGATCGCCGCGCCCGCGACGCTCGCCGACGTCGTCGACGCGCTGGTCGCCGGCGAGCTGGCCGACGCCCGGTGTCCTGCTCCTCGAGCGCCGCGCGACGAGCCGGTCGACGACCTCGCCGACGTGGTCGGGCAGAGCGCCGCGAGGCGCGCGCTGGAGATCGCCGCCGCGGGCGGCCACAACGTCCTGCTGCTCGGGCCACCCGGGGCCGGCAAGACGATGCTCGCCCGTCGGCTGCCGGGGATCCTGCCCCGCCTCGACCCCGACGAGGCGCTCGAGGTGCTCACCGTCCGCTCGGTCGCGGGACTCGACTGCGCGGCGGGCGCGCCGAGCCGCCCGTTCCGGGCGCCGCACCACACCATCTCCACCGCGGGGCTCGTCGGGGGTGGCACCCCGCCGCGTCCCGGAGAGATCACGCTCGCGCATCGCGGCGTGCTGTTCCTCGACGAGCTGCTCGAGTTTCCGCGCAGCACGCTCGACGCGCTGCGGCAGCCGCTGGAGGATGGGCGCCTGGCGCTCGCGCGAGCCGCCGGAACCGTCGTGTTCCCGGCGCAGTTCACGCTCGTCGGCGCCGCGAATCCGTGTCCGTGCGGGCGAGCCGGCGAGCCGGGCGCGACCTGCCGCTGCGCGCCGGTCGACGTGGCGCGATATCAGTCCCGGCTCTCCGGTCCGCTCGTCGACCGGCTCGACATGCACGTCCGCGTCGGCGCGGTGCCGCCGCGCGACATGGCCGCCGCCGCCCGCGGCGAGGCGTCGGCCGTGGTGAGGGCGCGCGTCGAGGCTGCGCGTGACCGTCAGCGGCTCCGATATGCGTCGTGGCCCGGCATCGCCTGCAATGCCCAGGCGGCGGGTCGCTGGGTGGACGCGCATGGTCGGGTCGACCCCGCCGGCCGCGAGCTGCTCGTCCTCGCCGCCGAGCGACTCGGGCTGTCGGCGCGGGCGTTCTTCCGGGTGCTGAAGGTGGCCCGCACGATCGCCGATCTCGAGGCCGTCGAGCGCGTCCAGCGCGATCACGTCGCCGAGGCCATTCGCTTCCGGCCGGCCACCTGCGACCCCGCGCCCGCGATGCCCACCCCGAACGTCGATGCCGCCTGCTGAAGAATGCGCGCGCCCGCCCCCCGCGCGCTGCGTGGCACCGCCTTCCGCGGCACCATCGAAGGCGCGCCACAGGACGCGGTCGCTGGCCCGTGGCCGTTCACGCCGCGATCCCTTCAAGCGCTCCCGTCGCCCGGGTAGCTTCCCGGCATGGAGCCGTCTCTATCCCACGAGGCACCCGACGACCCGGCAGTCGAGCGCGAGCGCGCGCTCGTCGCGTGGCTGCGCGACCAGCCGGGCGGGGTGGTGGTCGGCTACAGCGGCGGGGTCGACTCCTCGTATCTCGCCTGCGTCGCGGTCGAGGCGCTCGGTCCGGAGCGCGTGCTCGCGGTGATCGGGCGGAGCGCGTCGTATCCCGCCGAGCAGTGGGAGACGGCGCGGGGCGTGGCCGAGCGATTCGGCATCCCGGTCGAGGAGCTGGACACGAACGAGCTGGCGGATCCCGAGTACGCCGCGAATCCCTCGAACCGCTGCTACTTCTGCAAGCGGGAGCTGTGGTCGCGCCTGACGCCGCTGGCCACCGCGCGCGGCGCGACGCTCGTCGACGGCACGAACGCCGACGATCTCGGGGACCATCGGCCGGGCGCGCGCGCCGGGCGGGAGCGCGACGTCCGCTCGCCTCTGGCCGACGTCGGGCTCACGAAGGCCGAGATCCGCAGGCTCTCCGCCCGCCGGGGGCTGCCCACCGCGGCGGCGCCGTCGGCGCCGTGTCTCGCGTCCCGCCTGCCGTACGGCACGGCCGTGACCGTCGAACGGCTCGCGCAGGTCGAGCGCGCGGAGCGGGCGCTGCGCGCGCTCGGCGTCTCCGGCGACCTCCGGGTGCGTCACCACGGCGAGCTCGCGCGCATCGAGATGCTGGCCGCGGAGATCGACCGCTGGCTGGAGCCGCAGGCGGCCGAGCAGGTGCGTGCCGCCGTTCTGTCGGCGGGCTTTCAGCGGGTCGCGGTGGACCTGCGGGGCTTCCGGTCGGGCTCCCTCAACGTTCTCGGTGGTGTCGTCGCCGGCTGACGCGCCGCCCGAGCGCGCCGCTCGATCGGCGGAGCTCCGCTCGGCGCTCGCGGCGGCCGGCGTGCCGGCGGACGTGGAGGCCGACGGCGCACTCGCCATCCTCCGCGTGTCCCATCGGCCGCGCACTGCGCGGCCGCTCGACGCCGCCACCCGCGCGGAGGTCGTGGCGCTGGCCCGCGCGTGCGGCTTCACGCACGTCGCGATCGAGCTCTCGTCGGCCGAGGGCGATGCGGACGTTCGTCGCGCTGAACCTCTCCCCTGAGCGCCGCGCCGAGCTGCACGCGGCCGTCGAACCGCTGCGCGAGGCGCTCGGTCGCGCCGTCTCGTGGACGCGCGAGCCCGCGCTCCACCTGACGCTGAAGTTCCTCGACGACCGTTCCGACGACTTCGTGGCGCAGCTCACCGAGCGTCTCACGGCGCCGCTGCTGCGCCTGCCGCCGATCCGGCTCGAGATCGCCGGAGTGGGCGCCTTTCCGTCGCTCGGCAGGCCCCGCGTCCTCTGGGTCGGCGTCGCCGCGAACCCCGACCTGTCTCGGCTGTATCAGGAAGTCGAATCCGCGTGCGCCGCGCTCGGCGTGCCGCGCGAGGGGCGACCGTTCCACCCACACGTCACGATCGGCCGCGTCCGCGCGGGCGTGCGCCTCGATGCCGCGCTGCTCACGCGCGAGGCCGAGGCCGTACGTTTCCGCACGGTGGACCGGGCCCGCATGGCCGACGTGATGGAGAGCGTGCTGGGCCCGGGAGGTGCGAGGTACCGCGTCGTGTCCGCGTTGGTGTTGGGGGGTGAGAGCGAGGAGGCGTGATGTTCGGGTGTCTGCGGCGGCTCGGCTGCCTGTTCGTGCTGCTCCTGATCGTGGTCGGCTACCTCACGCGCGGATACTGGTGGGCGCCCGCGCGCGCGGTGGTCGACCGCTCCACGGGCCATGTCGCCGCGCGGGCGGACACGACGTCGACGTGGGAATCGCTGTCGCCGGCCGCGGCCGAGCGCGGCGAGCGCGAGGTGCGCGCCCTCGCCGCGCCGCGCGGGCCGGTCTACGTCTCGCTCCGCCCCGGCGATCTCGCGTCGTACGCGTTCCTGTCGCTCGCGAGCGCGCTGCCGCGGTCGGCGGAGAACGCGCAGGCTGCCGTCATCGACGACCGCGTGTACGTCCGCTCGGTCGTCGCGCTGCGCGACCTCGCGGGCGCGCTCGGCCCGTTGAGGAATCTGCTGAGCGAGCGTGACACTCTCCGGCTCGGCGGCACGTTCGAAGTCGTGGAGCCCGGCCGCGCCGTCTTCCACGTCCAGGACGTGCAGGTCGGCTCGGTGCCGGTGCCGGAGAAGATGATCCCGACGCTCGTGCGCCGGGTCCGTCGCGGCACGCCGCGCCCCGGCACCGCCGCCGACGCGCTCGAGATCCCGATCCCCGACTACATCGGCGACGTCCGCGTCGCCCGCGGCCGCATCACGCTGTACAAGCGCCACTAGGCCCGTCCCCTTCCAAGCCCTCCCCGTCACGGTCCCAATGCCTCGTCGCATCCTCGTCATCGACGACGAACCAGGTATCCGCAGCGCGCTCGGCCAGCTTCTCGAGTACGAGGGCTACGAGGTCCGCACCGCGAGCAACGCGGCCGACGGGCTGGCGGAATACGACCGGTTCAATCCCCAGCTGGTGTTCATGGACATCAAGATGGCGGGGATGGACGGGCTCGAGGCGCTCAAGCGGCTGAAGCAGCAGGACCCCGACGCGTGCGTCGTGATGATCAGCGGCCACGCCACGATCAAGGACGCCGTGGAGGCCACCCAGCTCGGCGCCTACGACATCCTCGAGAAGCCGCTCGACACCGACCGCATCCTCGTCCTGCTGCGCAACGCGCTCGACCGCAC
This DNA window, taken from Gemmatirosa kalamazoonensis, encodes the following:
- the larE gene encoding ATP-dependent sacrificial sulfur transferase LarE — encoded protein: MEPSLSHEAPDDPAVERERALVAWLRDQPGGVVVGYSGGVDSSYLACVAVEALGPERVLAVIGRSASYPAEQWETARGVAERFGIPVEELDTNELADPEYAANPSNRCYFCKRELWSRLTPLATARGATLVDGTNADDLGDHRPGARAGRERDVRSPLADVGLTKAEIRRLSARRGLPTAAAPSAPCLASRLPYGTAVTVERLAQVERAERALRALGVSGDLRVRHHGELARIEMLAAEIDRWLEPQAAEQVRAAVLSAGFQRVAVDLRGFRSGSLNVLGGVVAG
- a CDS encoding YifB family Mg chelatase-like AAA ATPase, with product MRSAAVLGVDAFGVTVEVDVARGLPQFTVVGLPMGAVRESRERVVTALAHAGHPLPPRRVTVNLAPADVRKQGTAFDLPIALGILVSLGVVPADALDDTAVVGELALDGTLRRVRGALPIAAWAGRERLRLVLPRANVAEASHAADVRIAAPATLADVVDALVAGELADARCPAPRAPRDEPVDDLADVVGQSAARRALEIAAAGGHNVLLLGPPGAGKTMLARRLPGILPRLDPDEALEVLTVRSVAGLDCAAGAPSRPFRAPHHTISTAGLVGGGTPPRPGEITLAHRGVLFLDELLEFPRSTLDALRQPLEDGRLALARAAGTVVFPAQFTLVGAANPCPCGRAGEPGATCRCAPVDVARYQSRLSGPLVDRLDMHVRVGAVPPRDMAAAARGEASAVVRARVEAARDRQRLRYASWPGIACNAQAAGRWVDAHGRVDPAGRELLVLAAERLGLSARAFFRVLKVARTIADLEAVERVQRDHVAEAIRFRPATCDPAPAMPTPNVDAAC
- the thpR gene encoding RNA 2',3'-cyclic phosphodiesterase; this encodes MRTFVALNLSPERRAELHAAVEPLREALGRAVSWTREPALHLTLKFLDDRSDDFVAQLTERLTAPLLRLPPIRLEIAGVGAFPSLGRPRVLWVGVAANPDLSRLYQEVESACAALGVPREGRPFHPHVTIGRVRAGVRLDAALLTREAEAVRFRTVDRARMADVMESVLGPGGARYRVVSALVLGGESEEA